A genomic region of Mycobacterium senriense contains the following coding sequences:
- a CDS encoding amidohydrolase, producing the protein MGQADLVVTGTILTVDEARPTAEALAVADGGKIIAVGTRPEVAAFAGPDTRTVDVGDGCVMPGFVEAHGHPLMEAVALSDRIVDIRPVTMRDADDVVAAIHREVARRASDGAFLNGWDPLLQSGLPEPTLSWLDDIAPDSPLVILHNSGHKAYFNSRAAKLHGLNRDTPDPKGARYGRDADGELDGTAEETGAVFPLLGGAIDFADYPQMLLAECARLNRAGLTTCSEMAFDPNFRPIVEQLRERLTVRLRTYEISNPQMSTAAAPGQGDDILRQVGIKIWVDGSPWIGNIDLSFPYLDTEATRIIGVVPGSCGCANYTAEQLHEIVGAYFPLGWPMACHVQGDAGVDTILDVYEEALERHPRDDHRLRLEHVGAIRPEQLRRAHELGVTCSIFVDQIHYWGDVIVDGLFGEERGTRWMPAGSAVATGMRISLHNDPPVTPEEPLRNISVAVTRTAPSGRVLGPEERLTVEQAIRAQTIDAAWQLFSDDVIGSLEVGKYADLVVLSADPRTVPPEQIADLEVRATYLAGRQVYRA; encoded by the coding sequence ATGGGGCAGGCAGATCTCGTCGTTACCGGAACCATCCTGACCGTCGACGAGGCGCGGCCCACGGCCGAGGCGCTCGCCGTCGCCGACGGCGGCAAGATCATCGCCGTCGGCACCCGCCCCGAGGTGGCCGCATTCGCCGGCCCCGACACCCGGACCGTCGACGTCGGTGACGGCTGCGTGATGCCGGGTTTCGTTGAGGCACATGGGCATCCGTTGATGGAGGCGGTCGCGCTGTCGGACCGCATCGTCGACATCCGCCCGGTCACAATGCGCGACGCCGACGACGTCGTCGCGGCGATCCATCGCGAGGTCGCCCGGCGGGCATCCGATGGCGCCTTCCTCAACGGCTGGGATCCGTTGCTGCAGAGCGGCCTTCCGGAACCGACGCTGAGCTGGCTCGACGACATCGCGCCGGACAGCCCGCTGGTCATCCTGCACAACTCCGGGCACAAGGCCTACTTCAACTCGCGCGCCGCCAAGCTGCACGGGCTGAACCGCGACACCCCCGACCCCAAGGGCGCGCGATACGGCCGCGATGCCGACGGCGAACTCGACGGCACCGCCGAAGAGACCGGCGCGGTGTTCCCACTGCTGGGCGGGGCCATCGACTTCGCCGACTACCCGCAAATGCTGCTCGCCGAATGCGCCCGGCTCAACCGCGCCGGCCTGACCACCTGCTCGGAAATGGCCTTCGATCCGAATTTCCGGCCGATAGTCGAGCAACTGCGCGAGCGGCTCACGGTGCGGCTGCGCACCTACGAGATCTCCAACCCGCAGATGTCCACCGCCGCCGCCCCCGGGCAGGGCGACGACATCCTGCGTCAGGTCGGCATCAAGATATGGGTGGACGGGTCGCCCTGGATCGGCAACATCGACCTCTCGTTTCCCTATCTGGACACCGAGGCGACCCGGATCATCGGCGTCGTGCCGGGCTCCTGCGGCTGCGCCAACTACACCGCCGAGCAGTTGCACGAGATCGTCGGCGCCTACTTCCCGCTGGGCTGGCCGATGGCCTGCCACGTGCAGGGCGACGCCGGCGTGGACACCATCCTCGACGTGTACGAAGAGGCCCTCGAGCGCCACCCGCGCGACGACCATCGGCTGCGGCTCGAACACGTCGGCGCCATCCGGCCCGAGCAGCTGCGGCGCGCCCACGAACTCGGCGTCACCTGCAGCATCTTCGTCGACCAGATCCACTACTGGGGCGACGTCATCGTCGACGGGCTGTTCGGCGAGGAACGCGGAACCCGTTGGATGCCGGCCGGATCCGCGGTGGCCACCGGGATGCGCATCTCGCTGCACAATGACCCGCCGGTCACGCCCGAGGAGCCGCTGCGCAACATCAGCGTGGCCGTGACCCGCACCGCGCCGAGCGGCCGGGTGCTCGGACCCGAGGAACGGCTGACCGTCGAGCAGGCGATCCGCGCGCAAACCATCGACGCGGCCTGGCAGCTGTTCTCCGACGACGTGATCGGCTCGCTGGAGGTCGGCAAGTACGCCGATCTGGTGGTGTTGTCGGCCGACCCGCGAACCGTGCCGCCCGAGCAGATCGCCGACCTCGAGGTGCGGGCGACGTACCTGGCGGGTCGCCAGGTCTACCGCGCGTGA
- the fadD8 gene encoding fatty-acid--CoA ligase FadD8 has translation MSDDLLRNPTHNGHLLVGALKRHKAKPVLFLGDTTLTGGQMAERISQYIQAFEALGAGTGVAVGLLSLNRPEVLLIIGAGQTRGYRRTALHPLGSLDDHAYVLNDAGISSLIIDPNPMFVERALMLLEKVPGLKQILTIGPVPEALSGVAVDLAAEAAKYDPQPLTAADLPPDQVIGLTYTGGTTGKPKGVMGTAQSISSMTQIQLSEWEWPTEPRFLMITPLSHAGAAYFLPTLIKGGEMHVLPKFDPADVLKTIEEKRITATFLVPSMLYALMDHPDSHTRDLSSLQTVYYGASAINPVRLAEAIRRFGQIFAQNYGQSEAPMAITYLAKGEHDEKRLTSCGRPTLFARVALLGEDGKPVPQGEPGEICVSGPLLAGGYWNLPEATAETFKDGWLHTGDMAREDEDGFYFIVDRVKDMIVTGGFNVFPREVEDVVAEHPAIAQVCVVGAPDEKWGEAVTAVVVLRSDAPRDDAAIEKMTAEIQAAVKDRKGSVQSPKRVVLADSLPLTGLGKPDKKAVRAQFWEGAGRAVG, from the coding sequence ATGAGTGACGACCTGTTGCGCAACCCGACCCATAACGGCCACCTGCTCGTGGGCGCGCTCAAGCGCCACAAGGCCAAGCCGGTGCTGTTCCTCGGCGACACCACGCTGACCGGTGGTCAGATGGCCGAGCGGATCAGCCAGTACATCCAGGCATTCGAGGCGCTCGGCGCGGGCACCGGCGTCGCGGTGGGCCTGCTGTCGCTCAACCGCCCCGAGGTGCTGTTGATCATCGGTGCCGGGCAGACCCGGGGCTACCGGCGCACCGCCCTGCATCCGCTGGGCTCGCTGGACGACCACGCCTACGTGCTCAACGACGCCGGCATCAGCTCGTTGATCATCGACCCCAACCCGATGTTCGTCGAGCGGGCGCTGATGTTGCTGGAGAAGGTGCCCGGGCTCAAGCAGATCCTCACCATCGGCCCGGTGCCCGAGGCGCTCAGCGGCGTCGCGGTCGACCTGGCGGCCGAGGCGGCCAAGTACGACCCGCAGCCGCTGACCGCCGCGGACCTGCCGCCCGATCAGGTCATCGGCCTGACCTACACCGGCGGCACCACCGGCAAGCCCAAGGGCGTGATGGGCACCGCGCAGTCGATCTCCTCGATGACCCAGATCCAGCTCAGCGAGTGGGAGTGGCCGACCGAACCGCGATTCCTGATGATCACCCCGCTCTCGCACGCCGGGGCGGCGTATTTCCTGCCCACCCTGATCAAGGGCGGCGAGATGCATGTGCTGCCCAAGTTCGACCCCGCCGATGTGCTGAAAACCATTGAGGAAAAGCGCATTACGGCCACGTTCCTGGTGCCGTCGATGCTGTATGCGCTGATGGACCACCCGGATTCGCACACCCGCGACCTGTCGTCGCTGCAGACCGTCTATTACGGCGCGTCGGCGATCAACCCGGTGCGGCTTGCCGAGGCGATCCGCCGGTTCGGCCAGATCTTCGCCCAGAACTACGGGCAGTCCGAGGCGCCGATGGCCATCACCTACCTGGCCAAGGGCGAGCACGACGAGAAGCGGCTGACATCCTGCGGGCGCCCGACGCTGTTCGCGCGGGTGGCGCTGCTGGGCGAGGACGGCAAGCCGGTGCCGCAGGGCGAGCCGGGTGAAATCTGTGTCAGCGGACCGCTTTTGGCCGGTGGCTACTGGAACCTGCCGGAGGCGACGGCCGAGACGTTCAAGGACGGCTGGCTGCACACCGGCGACATGGCCCGCGAGGACGAGGACGGCTTCTACTTCATCGTCGACCGGGTCAAGGACATGATCGTCACCGGAGGCTTCAACGTATTCCCGCGCGAGGTCGAGGACGTCGTCGCCGAGCACCCGGCCATCGCGCAGGTGTGTGTGGTCGGCGCGCCGGACGAGAAGTGGGGCGAGGCCGTCACCGCGGTGGTGGTGCTTCGCTCCGACGCGCCCCGCGACGACGCGGCGATCGAGAAGATGACCGCCGAGATCCAGGCCGCGGTCAAGGACCGCAAGGGCTCGGTGCAGTCGCCCAAGCGCGTGGTGCTCGCCGACTCGCTCCCGTTGACCGGGCTGGGCAAGCCGGACAAGAAGGCCGTGCGCGCGCAGTTCTGGGAGGGCGCCGGGCGCGCGGTGGGCTAG
- a CDS encoding nitroreductase family deazaflavin-dependent oxidoreductase codes for MGSGNRVQPPWWLKPANKVFIAMSRLGLSFGGESPVVLTVPGRKSGTPRSTPVTPMTVDGKRYVVAGFPGADWIRNVRAAEYATLARGRQSERVRMVELSADAARPFLRAFPTEVPTGVGFMKRSGLVKDGRPEEFEALAGVCPVFRLDPE; via the coding sequence ATGGGAAGCGGCAACCGCGTCCAGCCACCGTGGTGGCTGAAGCCGGCGAACAAGGTCTTCATCGCGATGTCGCGGCTCGGCCTGAGCTTCGGCGGCGAAAGCCCGGTAGTGCTGACCGTGCCCGGACGCAAGTCCGGGACGCCCCGGTCGACGCCGGTGACGCCGATGACCGTGGACGGCAAACGGTATGTGGTGGCCGGATTCCCGGGTGCGGATTGGATCCGCAACGTCCGCGCCGCCGAGTATGCGACGCTGGCCCGCGGCCGGCAGTCCGAGCGAGTGCGGATGGTGGAGTTGTCCGCCGACGCGGCGCGGCCGTTCCTCAGGGCGTTCCCCACCGAGGTGCCCACCGGCGTCGGCTTCATGAAACGCTCTGGGTTGGTCAAGGACGGACGCCCCGAGGAGTTCGAGGCGCTGGCCGGCGTGTGTCCGGTATTCCGGCTCGACCCGGAATAG
- a CDS encoding 1,4-dihydroxy-2-naphthoyl-CoA synthase: MSDNPFDAQAWRPVDGFTNLTDITYHRHVDDATVRVAFDRPEVRNAFRPHTVDELYRVLDHARMSPDVGVVLLTGNGPSPKDGGWAFCSGGDQRIRGRSGYQYASGDTADTVDTARAGRLHILEVQRLIRFMPKVVICLVNGWAAGGGHSLHVVCDLTLASREHARFKQTDADVGSFDGGYGSAYLARQVGQKFAREIFFLGRPYTAEQMHHMGAVNAVVDHAELESEAIAWAREINAKSPQAQRMLKFAFNLLDDGLVGQQLFAGEATRLAYMTDEAVEGRDAFLEKRDPDWSRFPRYF, from the coding sequence TTGAGTGACAACCCCTTTGATGCGCAGGCCTGGCGCCCCGTGGACGGGTTCACCAACCTGACCGACATCACCTATCACCGGCACGTCGATGACGCCACGGTGCGGGTGGCGTTCGACCGGCCCGAGGTGCGCAACGCGTTTCGGCCGCACACCGTCGACGAGCTCTACCGGGTGCTCGACCACGCCCGTATGTCCCCGGACGTCGGCGTGGTGTTGCTCACCGGCAACGGACCGTCGCCCAAGGACGGCGGTTGGGCGTTCTGCTCGGGTGGGGATCAGCGCATCCGCGGGCGCAGCGGCTATCAGTACGCGAGTGGCGACACCGCCGACACCGTCGACACCGCCCGCGCCGGCCGGCTGCACATCCTCGAGGTCCAGCGGCTGATCCGGTTCATGCCCAAGGTGGTCATCTGTCTGGTCAACGGGTGGGCGGCCGGCGGCGGGCACAGCCTGCACGTGGTCTGCGACCTCACCCTGGCCAGCCGCGAGCACGCCCGCTTCAAGCAGACCGACGCCGACGTCGGCAGCTTCGACGGCGGCTACGGTAGCGCGTACCTGGCCCGCCAGGTCGGCCAGAAGTTCGCCCGCGAGATCTTCTTCCTGGGCCGCCCCTACACCGCCGAGCAGATGCATCACATGGGCGCGGTCAACGCCGTCGTCGACCATGCGGAGCTGGAATCGGAGGCCATCGCATGGGCGCGCGAGATCAACGCCAAATCGCCGCAGGCGCAACGCATGCTGAAGTTCGCGTTCAACCTGCTCGACGACGGCCTGGTGGGCCAGCAGCTGTTCGCGGGCGAGGCCACCCGGCTGGCCTACATGACCGATGAGGCCGTCGAGGGCCGCGACGCCTTCCTGGAGAAGCGGGATCCCGACTGGAGCCGGTTCCCCCGCTACTTCTAG
- a CDS encoding SDR family oxidoreductase has translation MSKSPLRRIADQFVLATMRPPMAPQVLVNRPLIKPIELAGKRILLTGASSGIGEAAAEQFARAGATVVVVARRQDLLDALAERITDAGGEALSIPCDVSDMDAVDALVADVEKRLGGIDILINNAGRSIRRPLAESLERWHDVERTMVLNYYAPLRLIRGLAPGMIERGDGQIINVSTWGVLSEASPLFAVYNASKAALSTVSRVVETEWGDKGVHSTTLYYPLVATPMIAPTKAYEGMPALTSEEAGEWMITAARTRPVRIAPRMAIAAKALDTFGPRWVNAVMQRQSIQPNRKADG, from the coding sequence GTGAGCAAGAGTCCCCTCCGCCGGATCGCCGACCAGTTCGTGCTGGCAACCATGCGACCCCCCATGGCGCCGCAAGTATTGGTCAACCGTCCGCTGATCAAGCCGATCGAGCTGGCCGGCAAACGGATCCTGCTCACCGGGGCCTCGTCGGGCATCGGCGAGGCCGCGGCCGAACAGTTCGCCCGGGCGGGCGCCACCGTGGTCGTCGTCGCCCGCCGCCAGGATCTGCTGGACGCGCTGGCCGAGCGGATCACCGACGCCGGCGGTGAAGCGCTGTCGATCCCGTGCGACGTCTCGGACATGGACGCCGTCGACGCGCTGGTCGCCGACGTCGAAAAGCGTCTCGGCGGAATCGACATCCTGATCAACAACGCCGGCCGGTCCATCCGCCGGCCGCTGGCCGAGTCGCTGGAACGCTGGCACGACGTCGAGCGCACCATGGTGCTCAACTACTACGCGCCGCTGCGGCTGATCCGCGGCCTGGCGCCGGGGATGATCGAGCGCGGCGACGGCCAGATCATCAACGTCTCGACGTGGGGTGTGCTCTCGGAGGCCTCCCCGCTGTTCGCGGTGTACAACGCCTCCAAGGCCGCGCTGTCGACGGTCAGCCGGGTGGTGGAAACCGAGTGGGGCGACAAGGGCGTGCACTCCACCACGCTGTACTACCCGCTGGTCGCCACCCCGATGATCGCGCCGACCAAGGCCTACGAAGGCATGCCGGCGCTGACGTCGGAGGAGGCCGGCGAGTGGATGATCACCGCCGCACGCACCCGTCCGGTGCGCATCGCACCGCGGATGGCGATCGCCGCGAAGGCGCTGGATACCTTCGGCCCGCGCTGGGTCAACGCCGTCATGCAGCGCCAGAGCATCCAGCCCAACCGCAAGGCCGATGGCTGA